In Trueperaceae bacterium, the sequence CGCCAGGAGGCGGACGACCGCCCGTGGGTGCCGCCCTGGTGAGCGGTCGCCCTCGCCGCCGGCCCGGCCTGGGGACGCTGCACCTCCGTGAGGTGCTGCGCAACCCCGGGGCGTGGCCGGCGGGCCTGGCCGTCGGTCTGCTGGGGTTGGCGTTCCGCGACCCGGGCGGGGCCGTCGGGCTCGTGAGCCTCGTCGCGGCGCTGCAGGTGTACGTCCCGCCGCTGCTGCTGGTGCTCGCCGCCCCCCTCCTCACCCGACGGGACGCGTGGGCGTTCTGGGCGGCCCTGCACCCCGCCCCCGGCCGCACCTACGTGCGGGCCGCGGCGGGGATCGCGGCCGGCGCGTTCGTGCCGTTGGCGGTCGGCGCGTCGCTCGCCGCCCTCGCGCTCGGGACGACCCCGACCCAGCTGGCCCTGCTGTACGTGGCGCTCGCGACGTCGGTCATGGCCTGGACCGCCGCCGCAGCCCTCGCCTCCGCGGTGACGCTCGACGCGACCCGGGCGCTGGCGATCGGTCTGGCCGGCTGGGCGCTCGTGACGTTGGCCTACGGGCCCGCCGTCGTCGCGCTGGCGAACGCGGCCGGCGACCGTCCGCTGTTCGGCCTCCTCACCGCCGCGCTGTTCCTCCACCCCGCCGACGCCGTCCGCGTCGGCCTGCTCGAGGCGCTCGACGTTCCGGTCCTCGTCGGCCCGGTCGCGGTCCTGCTCCGCGACGCGGTGCCCGGCCCCACCCTGGCGTGGGGCGTGCTCGCCACGGCGGCCTGGAGCGCGGCGTTCGCCGGCGCCGCGGCGCTCGCCTTCGCCCGCCGCGACCGCTGAGCCCCACCCCGGGCTGCTTCGGTCGGACGATCGGTCCGACGTTCGAGGGGACGCGTGCCGGGACGAACGCCGGACGCCCCCATGACGTGCGCTGGGGTAGAAGGACGGCATGGCGCACGACCCCGCATTCGACCCCGCATCCGACCCCCCACCGCCCGACCCCGACGTCCGCGACGACGGCGTCCCCGCCCACCGCGCCCCCCGCTTCCTCGAACTCGAGGGGGCGCGCAACGTCCGCGACCTGGGGGGATGGCCGCGCGAGACCGGCGGCACCACGCCCTTCGACCGCGTGTGGCGCGCCGATTCGCTCGTGCACGCCAGCGACGCCGACCGCGACCGGCTGCACGAGGTCGGCGTGCGGACGATCTTCGACCTGCGCAACGCCGTCGAGCGCGAGAACGAGCCCGGCGCGATGCACGAGGACGGGCGGTTCGACGTCCAAGGCGTCGACCTGATGGCGCCCCTCCTCGAGGCGCGGCACGCCGGCGCGTTGGACGGCGACCCGTTCGACCTGGAGCGCATGTACGTCGACCTGCTCGCCACCGGACGCGCGCGGTTCCTGGCGTTGTTCGAACGCATGCACGCCGCCCGCGACCGCGGCGCGGTGCTGGTGCACTGCACCGCCGGCAAGGACCGGACGGGCCTCGTGGCCGCGACGCTGCTGCGCGCCGCGAGCGTCCCGGAACCCGCGGTCCTCGACGAGTACGTCCTCACCCAGGAACGGCTCGCGCCGATCCACGACCGCCTGCTCGCCTCGGTCGTCGCGACGGGCGTCCCGGAGGCGGCCGCCCCCGGCCTGCTCGGGGCGGAACGCCACTACCTGGAGGGCGCGCTTCCCCACGTGGACGACGAGCTGCTCGACGCGGCGCGCGGCCTGCTGCCCTGACGCCGGACCCGAGGCGCACGATGGGGCGGGCACCGGCGCGGACGCCGGTGCCCCCGTCTCGACCGCCCCCGACGGGGCGTCAGTCGGCCGCCGGAGCCTCGTAGGCGAAGGCCACCTCCTGGCAGACCTCCTCCGCCGCGTCGGGCTCCGGCACCGTGGCGCTGCACAGCGTCACGGTGCCCTGCTCGGGCGCCGACGCGGTGCCGCCGCCCCCACCCAAGAGTCCGCATCCGGCCAGGAGCAGCACGAGGGCACCCCCCGCCACGAAGCGGGCAAGAGCGTTCGTGAAGCGTCGCATCATTCGACCTCCGATTCGCGCAGCGTGAGGGTGACGTCCACCGAGCCGCCCGGCGCGAGCGGCGCGTCGCGGAAGCGGAGGCGCCAGCGCGTGGCCTCCTCCGCGACGAGGACGGAGGGGGCGTCGTCGGGACCGTCGATGCGGACGGCGTCCAGGATCCAGGCGCCGCCGTCCGGCGCTCCGACCCACACCTCGGGAAGGGGGGTCGTTCCCTCGTTCGTGACCGTGAAGGTGGTCGTGACGCGGGTGGCGCCGCCCACGACGTCGGCCGTTCCGACCGGGCCGGCGCTCCACGTGACCTCGGGGCGCGCGACCGGTCCCGGCGTGAACGTCACCGGGTCGGTGGCCGGAAGCTCCCCCGCGACGGTCAGCCCCTTCACGCGGACGGCGTACGAGCGGCCGTTCTCGAGACCGTCGATGCGGATCGGGCCCCGCGTCCGCGGGGGGTCGGCCTCGACCCAGGTCCCCGAGGCATCGAGCTCGTACGCGACGGTCGTGACCCCCGCCCCGAGCGGCGCGAAGTACAGCCACGCCTCGCCGTTCCCGGGCACGACCCGCAGGTCGTCCACCTCACCCGTGAAGGTGACCTCCACCTGCTTCGGGCAGGCGCCGGGACAGCGCGCCGTCACGGTCGCAACCCCGACGCGGCCGTCGGGCGACAACGTCGCCTGGACGCGGCCGTCGGCGTCGGTGTCGATCACCCGCTCGGCCACCGGGGCACCCGCCGGCCGGGCGAACCCACCGAGGTCGGTCGTGAGGGTGATCGGTTCGCCGGCGACGGGGGCGCCGTCGGCATCGAGCAGGTCGACCGTCACGGTGGCGGTGTCCACCCCGTCGACGAGCACGGTCGTCGGGGAGACGTCGACGCGCATCTCGACGTCGCGGACCGACAGGTCGCTCGTCGAGGTGCGGGTGCTCGCGACGTCGCCGTCGACGCCCGAGACGACGAGTGCGACGTCGCCGCCCTCCGGCCCGCTCAGCCCGGTGTAGAACACATCCTTCACCACGACCGACGCGTCGCCCGGCGACACCGTGACCCGGGGCGCGACGGCGTCGTCCCCGACGTACCGAAGCAGGTCCCCGTCGACGGCGCCCCCCGAGGCGGACAGCGCCAGCGTCGACGCCGTCGTCGCGAAGGCGCGCTCGCCCACCGCGTCGACGAGGGAGACGGTGACGTCGAACGGGACGTTGCGGAGTTGCGCGCCGTCGAAGCCCCCGACGGCGAGCCCGGCGACGGGCGACGAGGCCGGCAGGCACGACGCCGGAGCGAGCCACGCGAGGGTCGGGAACGCCCCACTGCACACCGTCCACGTCGCGTTCGCCGACCCCTCGACGCGCGGACGCCCGTTGGCGATGCTCCAGCCCGCCGCTGCGTACGTGCCGTACGCCTGCGCCGCCGCTTCGGATATGCCGCGCGCCGTGCCGACCATCGTGCCGGTCCCGGCCCCCGAAGCGGGGAGATCCGGCGAGACCGTCGCGTTCCAGAAGACGTCGGTGGCGGTCACGGTCGTCGCGTCGGCGTCCCCCACGAGCGCGCCCGTGGAGGACGCAGCACCGGACACGGCGCCGGCGACGAGGACCCGCGTGAGGGCACTCGGGCTAGCTTGGTCGCCGACGACACCCCCGACATCGTCATCCGCGTTGATCACAGCCTCGANNNNNNNNNNNNNNNNNNNNNNNNNNNNNNNNNNNNNNNNNNNNNNNNNNNNNNNNNNNNNNNNNNNNNNNNNNNNNNNNNNNNNNNNNNNNNNNNNNNNCGGCGGCTTCCTCGATGCTCACCACGTCGTTGGAATCGCCGATGAGACCCCCGACATCGTCATCCGCGTTGATCACAGCCTCGACGGCGGCTTCCTCGATGCTCACCACGTCGTTGGAATCGCCGATGAGACCCCCGACGTCGTCATCCCCGTCCACGTCGCCCGTGACGGAGACCCGCGTAAGGTCGATCGGGACGCCGACGTCGCCCACGATGCCGCCGACGTCGAGCCGGCCGGTGACCGCACCCTCGACGCGGACGTCGGTGAGCGTGACCGCCGTGCCGCTCCCGGTGCCGGGCGTATCCCCCAGAACCCCCCCGACGTCGTCCTCCCCACCCTGGATCGAGCCGGTCACGCGGACGTTCGTCGCGTCGACCCCCTGCGCAAAGCCGATGAGGCCACCGACCCGGTCTTCGCCCTCCGAAGTGACGTCGGCGTGGACGATGGCGTCCACGATCGTCGTGAGGCCGTCGGCCTCCCCGAATAGACCCCCGACCTCGGCGTTGATGCCTTCGTCGGTGCCGACGACGCGGCCCCGCACGACCACGTCGCGCACCTCGTGCGTTGCGCCATCGGCGGCCGCGAGGCCCACGAGGCCGCCGACCTCCTCCCACGCCTCGACGTCGACCTCGACGTCGACGTCGCGGATGCGAAAGTCCGTGTCGGAGAGCTCGGCATCCTCCGGTGAAAATCCGACGAGCCCCCCGACGTGCCCGCCGGTATCGCTGTCGGTCGTCCCGCGGACGGTGAGCGGCGCGTCCGTTCGAACGTCGACGAGGCTCACGGTCGCAGCCTCGACGTCCCCGAGGATGCCCCCGACGCTGCCATCCCCCGTCACCTGCATGCCGGCGAACACGGTGCCCGTCACCTCGACGAACGTGCCGTCTCTGAAGAGTCCGACGATCCCGCCGACGTCGTTCTTCGTGCCCGTGACGTCCCCCTCGAGACGCGCACTCCGCACGAACAGCGTGTTGGCACCGCGACCCACGAGACCTCCGACGTCGCCCCCGCCGAACACGTCGGCGGTGAGGGTGACGGTCTGCAGGTCGGCCCGCTCGGAGGCCTCCAGGTCTCCGAAGGCGCCCCCCGCCTCCTCGTTCCCCGCGAAGATGATCCCCTTCAGGGTGACGTTCCCGACGTCGACGATCTTGCCGGTCGCCTCGCCCACGAGGCCGCCGGCCTCGACGTCGGAGGCCGACACGGTCGCGTCCACCGTCGCGCCGAGGATCCGTAGGTCGTCGGTCCCCGTCCCGGCGGCGTCCCCGAACATGCCCAAGAAGCCGCCCGCGGTGTCGTCCGCCACCTCGACGACCCCGGACACGCTCGTCCCCAGGATCGTGACGGCGCCGTCGAAGGCGTTCCCGACGAGGCCGCCGGCGTAGTCTTTGACCGCACGGGCGTCGACGCCGCTCACGCGCACGTCGGTCACGCTCAGGTCCGCGACCGAAAAGCCGACCAGCCCGCCCACGTGGTCGTCCCCGACACGAAGTTCGGCGTCGTGCACGGACCCGCCACGCACGTCGAGCGGCCCGTCGACCCGTCCCACGAGCCCCCCGACGTCGACGTCGCCCTCGGCCGTGACGTTTCGAACGTCGACGCCCGAGAGGGTGGTGGTCTGCGTCCCGACGACGCGCCCCGCGAGGGCGCCCATGACGCCGGCGTTGGACTCCGTATCGCTGATCCGCACGTCGCGCACCTCGAGCGACCGGACGGCTGCGCCGTCCAGGGCGTAGAACAGACCGACGGCCGAAACGACGTTCTGCGGGGTCGTCCCCGACACGACCTCGGAGACGATCGTGAGGTTCTTGATGGCGTGCCCGCGGCCGTCCAGGACGCCGTTGAAGGACGTCGCCGGCCACCCGATCGGCGCCCAGTCGGAGGCCGAGATGTCCGAGAGGTCGACGTCGGCCTCGAGGTGGTAACGCCCATCCATGGGGCAGGGGGCGCCGATCGCCTGCAGGTCGCCCCGCGAGACGACGGCGTAGGCGCCGGCGTCGTCGGTGGCGCTCGGCAGCGAGCAGGCGGATGCGATCCCCATCAGTGCGGCGACACCGACGAACCAGACGCGTGCAACGAATGCAATCCGGGGTCGGCGGAGGTGAAACGAACGGAATGTCGGAGATGGTGGCATGACGGGCCTCCCGAGTCGGATGATGGGTGGCGCACAGGGCAGAGCGACGCATCGCGGCGCCGACATGAATCCGGCCCCACGGGGCCCGATTCGCAACGACTCTACGACACGAAGGTTGCGCACCTCAACGGCCTGAGGGCTCGGTTCGGTCGCGTTCGGCCGAATGCGACCCGTCCCGGCCGAACCCTGCCACCCTCCACGGTGCGCGTCCCCTCCTCCCGCCACCGCACGCCCTCACGGCGTTGGGGGCACCTCGTAGGTGAACGGCACCTCCTGACAGGCCTCCTCCGCCGCGTCGGGCTCCGGCACCGTGGCGCTGCACAGCGTCACGGTGCCGGCCTCCGTCGCCGGGGTGGGCGCGCCGCCTCCCCCGGACTGGCAGCCGGCCAACGTCCCCGCGAGCGCGAGCAGGAGCGCAATCGCGAGGGGCGTACGGCGGGCGTGGTGGTGCATCGGTGTCGGCGCGGGCACGGGTCTCACTCCCTCTCCAGCAGCGTGAACGTCACGGTCGCCGTCGCGTTCGGAGCGAGCGGCGTGTCGTCGAACCGCAGGTTCCAGCGGTCGCCGTCGCGGACCGCGCGTCCGGGCTCGATCTCGGCGCGGTCGATGCGCCAGGCGTTGCCGGCATCGGGCGCCGCGATCCACAGATCCGTCCACGCCTCCTGCGTGTCGTTCGTCAGCGTGAGGGTGAGCGGCAGCGCGACGCGCCCGTCGGGGCGGCGTTCGGCGGTGCCGACCGCGATCGCGTCCCCCGCGACGTCGACCGGCGCGGCGGGCACGGCGACCGGGCCCGGCGTCACGGAGACCGCGTCGGAGGGGGGCAGCACCCCACCCCCCTCCGTGCGGCCGCGCACGCGGACGTCGTACGTCTCGCCGTTCGTCAGGCCCTCCAGGCGGACGGGGGAGGCGGTCGACGGCGGGTCGAGCGCGTCGAACCCCTCCCCGCGATCGACCTCGAGGTTGACGACGTCCGCCCCGAGCGAGCCGACGTACACCCACGCCTTGCCGTCGCCGGGCACGGCCCGAATCGACGTCGCGTCCCCGACCATCTCGACGGTGACCGTCTTCGGGCAGGCGCCGGGACAACGCACGGTGACGCTCGCGGTGCCCGCGTCGCCGT encodes:
- a CDS encoding invasin domain 3-containing protein, translating into EAVINADDDVGGVVGDQASPSALTRVLVAGAVSGAASSTGALVGDADATTVTATDVFWNATVSPDLPASGAGTGTMVGTARGISEAAAQAYGTYAAAGWSIANGRPRVEGSANATWTVCSGAFPTLAWLAPASCLPASSPVAGLAVGGFDGAQLRNVPFDVTVSLVDAVGERAFATTASTLALSASGGAVDGDLLRYVGDDAVAPRVTVSPGDASVVVKDVFYTGLSGPEGGDVALVVSGVDGDVASTRTSTSDLSVRDVEMRVDVSPTTVLVDGVDTATVTVDLLDADGAPVAGEPITLTTDLGGFARPAGAPVAERVIDTDADGRVQATLSPDGRVGVATVTARCPGACPKQVEVTFTGEVDDLRVVPGNGEAWLYFAPLGAGVTTVAYELDASGTWVEADPPRTRGPIRIDGLENGRSYAVRVKGLTVAGELPATDPVTFTPGPVARPEVTWSAGPVGTADVVGGATRVTTTFTVTNEGTTPLPEVWVGAPDGGAWILDAVRIDGPDDAPSVLVAEEATRWRLRFRDAPLAPGGSVDVTLTLRESEVE
- a CDS encoding tyrosine-protein phosphatase; amino-acid sequence: MAHDPAFDPASDPPPPDPDVRDDGVPAHRAPRFLELEGARNVRDLGGWPRETGGTTPFDRVWRADSLVHASDADRDRLHEVGVRTIFDLRNAVERENEPGAMHEDGRFDVQGVDLMAPLLEARHAGALDGDPFDLERMYVDLLATGRARFLALFERMHAARDRGAVLVHCTAGKDRTGLVAATLLRAASVPEPAVLDEYVLTQERLAPIHDRLLASVVATGVPEAAAPGLLGAERHYLEGALPHVDDELLDAARGLLP